A single Xylella taiwanensis DNA region contains:
- a CDS encoding SufE family protein has protein sequence MIDHPFPLESTATAAQAAIVEEFSCFGDWSERYQYLIDLGRKLPLFPEIWKTEEHRLHGCQSMVWIVPEGNSEHLNFYGTSDSAIVSGLIYLALRVYSGRSAAEILGTPSNYITNIDLAKHLSPTRNNGVAAMLDFIRNTAQALTA, from the coding sequence ATGATCGATCATCCATTTCCACTGGAATCCACTGCCACCGCTGCCCAAGCAGCCATTGTCGAGGAGTTTTCTTGCTTTGGGGATTGGTCCGAACGCTATCAATATCTGATCGACCTCGGACGCAAGCTCCCGCTGTTCCCCGAGATCTGGAAGACGGAGGAACACCGTCTGCACGGCTGCCAGTCAATGGTGTGGATCGTGCCTGAAGGCAATAGTGAACATCTCAACTTCTATGGGACCAGCGACTCGGCTATTGTCTCCGGCCTGATCTATCTGGCACTGCGCGTGTATTCCGGACGTAGTGCCGCCGAGATCCTGGGAACCCCCTCCAATTACATCACCAACATCGACCTAGCCAAGCACCTGTCGCCAACACGCAACAACGGTGTAGCCGCCATGCTCGACTTTATTCGCAACACAGCACAAGCACTCACCGCATGA
- the cysS gene encoding cysteine--tRNA ligase produces the protein MSLHLYNTLHRRVEPFQPLDPACPTMYVCGPTVYNYVHIGNARGPVVFGVLAALLRRRYGALRYARNITDVDDKINAAAQEQGLPISAITERFSAAYRRDMRKLGVEPPDIEPEATAHIPHIIAMIERLIERQHAYAAAGHVLFAVNSFPDYGQLSRRDPEEMLAGARVEIAPYKRDPSDFVLWKPSNETLPGWDSPWGRGRPGWHIECSAMAAAHLGETIDIHAGGIDLQFPHHENEIAQSRCAHGSTTFARVWMHNGMLNFNGAKMSKSLGNIETVHALTTKHPPEALRYALLSAHYRKPLDWSETLITQSVRTLNRLYGTLRDLAAYPAHPTIPANVEAALDDDLNTPQALAELATLANEARIRLADTKNHASAEATSLARLKAELLGAGLVLGLLQQTPDAWFSQGTSDSDETHIQALIEARRTAKQARDFVRADAIRAQLAAAGIVLEDTPQGVRWIKQYP, from the coding sequence ATGAGTCTGCACCTTTACAACACCCTTCATCGGAGAGTCGAGCCGTTCCAACCGCTCGACCCGGCATGCCCCACTATGTATGTATGCGGCCCCACCGTCTACAACTATGTGCATATCGGCAACGCCCGCGGTCCAGTGGTGTTTGGGGTGTTGGCAGCGCTACTGCGACGACGTTATGGCGCACTGCGCTACGCACGCAATATCACCGACGTGGATGACAAGATCAACGCCGCTGCGCAGGAACAGGGCCTTCCTATTTCGGCCATCACTGAACGCTTCTCCGCTGCTTACCGCAGGGATATGAGAAAACTCGGCGTGGAGCCGCCCGACATTGAGCCGGAAGCCACCGCGCACATCCCACATATCATCGCCATGATCGAACGGCTGATCGAACGCCAGCACGCCTATGCCGCCGCGGGGCACGTGCTGTTCGCGGTCAACAGCTTTCCAGATTATGGGCAGCTCTCACGCCGGGATCCGGAAGAGATGCTGGCTGGCGCACGGGTCGAGATCGCTCCCTACAAACGCGACCCAAGTGATTTCGTGCTATGGAAACCTTCCAACGAGACGCTACCAGGTTGGGACTCGCCCTGGGGGCGCGGCCGCCCGGGCTGGCATATTGAGTGCTCAGCAATGGCCGCAGCACATTTGGGTGAGACCATCGATATCCACGCCGGCGGGATCGATCTGCAATTTCCGCACCACGAAAACGAAATCGCACAAAGTCGCTGCGCACACGGCAGCACCACCTTCGCACGGGTCTGGATGCACAACGGGATGCTCAATTTCAACGGTGCCAAAATGAGCAAATCGCTAGGCAACATCGAAACCGTGCACGCACTGACCACCAAGCATCCGCCCGAAGCACTGCGTTACGCACTGTTGTCGGCACACTATCGCAAACCGCTGGACTGGTCTGAAACACTCATCACACAGTCGGTACGCACGCTGAATCGGCTTTATGGGACGCTACGCGACTTGGCTGCCTATCCGGCGCACCCCACCATCCCGGCAAACGTCGAAGCAGCCTTGGATGACGATCTGAACACGCCACAGGCATTAGCCGAGCTGGCCACACTGGCAAACGAGGCACGCATCCGGCTCGCTGACACAAAAAATCACGCATCAGCCGAGGCTACGTCACTTGCACGGCTGAAAGCCGAGCTGCTCGGTGCCGGACTCGTGCTTGGTCTGCTTCAGCAAACGCCAGACGCTTGGTTCAGCCAAGGCACCAGCGACAGCGACGAAACGCATATCCAAGCCCTGATCGAGGCACGCCGTACCGCCAAGCAGGCTCGGGATTTTGTCCGTGCCGACGCGATCCGCGCACAACTCGCCGCGGCAGGTATCGTCCTTGAGGACACTCCGCAGGGAGTACGCTGGATTAAGCAGTACCCATAA
- a CDS encoding N-acetylornithine carbamoyltransferase, with protein sequence MALKHFLNTQDWSCSELDALLTQARAFKHNKLGNALKDKSIALVFFNPSMRTRTSFELGAFQLGGHAIVLQPGKDAWPIEFHLGTVMEGDAEEHISEVARVLGRYVDLIGVRAFPKFSDWTYDRQDIVLNSFAKYSPVPVINMETITHPCQELAHIMALQEYFGTSDLRGKKYVLTWTYHPKPLNTAVANSALTIATRLGMDVTLLCPTPDYVLDERYIDWARQNIAESGRTFQVSHDIDNAYRGADVVYAKSWGALPFFGNWAMEKPIRDQYRHFIVDETKMTLTNNAVFSHCLPLRRNVKATDAVMDAFNCIAIHEAENRLHVQKAIMAILASQ encoded by the coding sequence ATGGCGTTGAAGCATTTTTTGAATACCCAGGACTGGAGCTGCTCTGAACTGGATGCACTGCTCACGCAAGCCCGTGCGTTCAAGCACAACAAGCTAGGGAACGCACTGAAGGACAAGTCGATCGCGTTGGTGTTCTTCAACCCGTCGATGCGTACCCGCACCAGCTTTGAACTAGGTGCGTTCCAGCTTGGTGGTCACGCCATTGTGTTACAGCCTGGCAAGGATGCGTGGCCGATCGAGTTCCATCTGGGCACAGTGATGGAGGGGGATGCTGAGGAACACATCTCGGAAGTCGCCAGGGTCCTGGGCCGTTACGTTGACCTCATCGGCGTGCGTGCGTTCCCGAAGTTTTCGGACTGGACTTACGATCGCCAAGACATCGTGCTCAACAGTTTTGCCAAATATTCGCCGGTGCCGGTGATCAACATGGAGACCATCACCCATCCGTGTCAGGAATTGGCGCATATCATGGCGTTGCAGGAATACTTTGGCACCTCGGACTTGCGTGGCAAGAAGTACGTATTGACCTGGACTTATCACCCCAAACCGTTGAATACGGCAGTGGCCAATTCGGCACTGACCATCGCCACTCGCTTGGGGATGGATGTGACCCTGTTGTGTCCAACGCCAGATTACGTCCTGGATGAGCGTTACATCGATTGGGCACGGCAGAACATTGCTGAGAGTGGCCGCACGTTTCAGGTCAGCCACGACATCGACAATGCCTACCGTGGTGCCGACGTGGTTTACGCCAAGAGTTGGGGCGCACTCCCGTTCTTTGGCAACTGGGCGATGGAAAAACCGATCCGCGACCAATACAGGCACTTTATTGTTGACGAAACCAAAATGACGTTGACCAACAACGCGGTGTTCTCGCATTGCTTGCCGTTGCGCCGTAACGTCAAGGCGACCGATGCAGTGATGGATGCATTTAACTGCATTGCCATTCATGAGGCTGAGAACCGTCTGCACGTGCAGAAGGCAATCATGGCCATACTCGCTTCCCAATAA
- a CDS encoding argininosuccinate synthase, giving the protein MSKKDIVLAFSGGLDTSFCIPYLQEQGYTVHTVFADTGGVDEEERDFIEKRAAECGVASHLTVDGGPAIWEGFVKPFVWASEAYQGQYPLLVSDRYLIVDAVLKRADALGTCAIAHGCTGMGNDQVRFDLAIKAQGDYTIIAPIREIQKEHPHTRTYEQKYLEERGFGVRAKQKNYTINENLLGITLSGGEIDKWEPPGEGVRGWCAPRSAWPTEPLTAAIKFVEGEAVAVDGKPLPGAQILMKLNKLFAPYGVGRGIYTGDTVIGLKGRIVYEAPGLNALLTAHRALEEAVLTKQQNRFKPQVARKWVELIYEGFFHDPLKTDLECFLKSSQAKVNGEVVLETRGGRVDAVAVRSPHILSSKGVTYAQSADWGVEEAEGFIKLFGMSSTLYAQVNRSLGP; this is encoded by the coding sequence ATGAGCAAGAAAGACATCGTCCTGGCCTTCTCCGGCGGACTCGACACCAGCTTTTGCATCCCATACCTTCAGGAGCAAGGCTATACCGTGCACACGGTGTTTGCCGACACGGGCGGTGTCGACGAAGAGGAGCGTGACTTCATTGAGAAACGCGCGGCTGAATGTGGTGTGGCCAGCCATCTGACCGTCGATGGTGGCCCCGCGATCTGGGAGGGCTTCGTCAAGCCTTTTGTCTGGGCTAGCGAAGCCTACCAAGGCCAGTACCCGCTCCTTGTTTCTGACCGTTACTTGATTGTGGATGCTGTACTCAAACGCGCCGATGCACTGGGCACGTGTGCGATCGCCCATGGGTGTACCGGAATGGGGAACGATCAGGTGCGTTTCGATCTTGCCATCAAGGCGCAGGGCGATTACACAATCATTGCGCCGATTCGTGAAATCCAGAAAGAACACCCCCACACCCGTACCTACGAACAGAAGTATTTGGAAGAACGTGGCTTCGGTGTCCGTGCCAAACAGAAGAACTATACGATCAATGAAAACTTACTGGGCATTACCCTGTCTGGTGGCGAGATCGACAAGTGGGAACCCCCCGGCGAGGGCGTCCGTGGCTGGTGCGCGCCGCGCAGCGCGTGGCCGACCGAGCCCCTGACGGCGGCCATCAAATTTGTTGAGGGCGAAGCCGTGGCGGTGGACGGTAAGCCGCTCCCCGGTGCTCAGATCCTGATGAAGCTCAACAAGCTTTTTGCTCCCTATGGGGTTGGCCGCGGTATTTACACCGGCGATACCGTCATTGGCTTGAAGGGCCGCATCGTATACGAAGCGCCTGGACTGAATGCGCTGCTGACCGCACATCGTGCGCTGGAGGAGGCGGTGTTGACCAAACAGCAGAACCGCTTCAAACCGCAGGTGGCGCGTAAATGGGTTGAACTGATTTACGAAGGTTTTTTCCATGATCCGTTGAAGACGGATTTGGAGTGTTTCTTGAAATCCTCCCAGGCCAAGGTGAACGGTGAGGTCGTGCTTGAAACCCGTGGTGGCCGTGTTGATGCCGTAGCGGTGCGCTCACCACACATCCTCAGCAGCAAGGGCGTGACCTATGCCCAGTCGGCCGACTGGGGTGTTGAGGAAGCCGAGGGGTTCATCAAGCTGTTTGGTATGAGCTCCACCTTATACGCTCAGGTGAATCGCTCACTGGGCCCCTGA
- a CDS encoding acetylornithine deacetylase, translating to MSVLLDSTLNHLEQLVSFDTRNPPRAIGTDGIFSYVTAHLPGFHLETTDHGAGAVSLYAVRGAPKILFNVHLDTVPDSPAWSADPHVMRRTADRVIGLGVCDIKGAAAALLAAVQASDGAAALLFTSDEEANDPRGVAAFLKRGIPYEAVLVAEPTMSQAVLAHRGISAVSMTFTGCAGHAAGEQPPAASALHQAMRWGVRALDYAASLAHERFGGLTGLRFNIGRLEGGIKANMIAPTAEVRFGVRPLPSMDVDQLLATFAGFAIPAASFQETFRGPSLPSGGIAAAEARRLAARDVAEVLGLPMGHAVDFWTEASLFSACGYTALVYGPGDIAQAHTADEFVTLQQLQRYAASVHRIISTS from the coding sequence ATGAGTGTGTTGCTGGATAGCACCCTGAATCACCTTGAGCAATTGGTATCCTTCGATACCCGTAACCCGCCGCGCGCCATCGGTACCGACGGGATCTTCTCCTATGTGACGGCCCACCTGCCGGGCTTCCATCTTGAAACGACGGATCATGGCGCCGGTGCGGTCAGCCTGTATGCCGTGCGTGGCGCCCCCAAGATCCTATTCAATGTACACCTGGATACGGTCCCGGATTCGCCGGCATGGAGTGCGGATCCACATGTGATGCGCCGTACTGCAGATCGCGTCATTGGGTTGGGTGTGTGTGACATCAAGGGCGCTGCGGCGGCACTGTTGGCCGCGGTCCAGGCGAGTGATGGCGCTGCCGCGCTCCTGTTTACCTCCGACGAGGAGGCGAACGATCCGCGCGGCGTCGCCGCCTTCCTGAAACGCGGTATACCTTATGAAGCCGTCTTGGTGGCCGAGCCGACCATGAGTCAAGCCGTGCTGGCACATCGCGGTATCAGTGCGGTCTCGATGACATTTACCGGCTGCGCCGGTCATGCTGCGGGCGAACAACCACCCGCTGCCAGTGCCCTGCATCAGGCGATGCGCTGGGGCGTCCGTGCCCTTGATTACGCCGCCTCATTGGCCCATGAGCGTTTCGGTGGTTTGACGGGGCTGCGTTTCAACATCGGACGGCTCGAAGGAGGTATCAAAGCCAATATGATTGCACCGACCGCCGAAGTGCGTTTTGGCGTCCGTCCCTTGCCATCCATGGATGTGGATCAACTCCTGGCGACCTTCGCTGGGTTTGCGATACCGGCGGCGTCCTTCCAAGAAACGTTCCGCGGACCCAGCTTACCGTCCGGTGGTATAGCAGCGGCTGAGGCGCGGCGGCTGGCGGCCCGTGATGTGGCTGAGGTACTGGGCTTACCGATGGGTCATGCGGTGGACTTCTGGACAGAGGCTTCACTCTTTTCGGCTTGTGGCTACACTGCCCTGGTCTACGGACCAGGAGATATTGCCCAGGCGCACACTGCCGACGAATTTGTCACGCTCCAGCAGTTGCAGCGCTACGCCGCATCGGTCCATCGCATCATCAGTACCTCGTAA
- a CDS encoding acetylglutamate kinase — protein MHANIQTRQTIIRLLSSMASAKEISQYLKRFSQLDAKRFALVKVGGAVLRDDLEALTSSLSFLQDVGLTPIVLHGVGPQLDKELAAAGIHKQTVNGLRVTLPETMAIVRKVFHASNLELVEALQRNGARATSIIGGVFEAHYLDLETYGLVGGITAVNLAPIEASLRAASIPVMTSLGETPSGQILNVNADVAANELVQVLKPYKIIFLTGTGGLLDADGKLIDSINLSTEYEQLIQQPWVYGGMKVKIEQIKHLLDRLPLESSVSITRPADLAKELFTHKGSGTLVRRGERVRRVTAWKDLDLLRLQHLIESSFGRALVPDYFEKTPLLRAYVSENYRAAVILTDVGDVPYLDKFAVLDDAQGEGLGRAVWSVMREETPQLFWRSRHNNPANVFYYAESDGCYKQEHWKVFWSGLHNFEQIQPCVAHCALHPRTLED, from the coding sequence ATGCACGCCAACATACAGACTCGACAGACCATCATTCGCCTGCTGTCAAGCATGGCCAGCGCTAAAGAAATCAGCCAATACCTCAAGCGTTTCTCACAGTTGGACGCCAAGCGTTTTGCCCTGGTCAAAGTGGGCGGTGCAGTACTGCGCGACGATTTGGAGGCGTTGACCTCTTCCCTCTCATTCCTGCAAGACGTTGGTCTGACGCCGATTGTTCTGCATGGTGTCGGCCCGCAGTTAGACAAAGAATTAGCTGCTGCCGGCATTCACAAGCAGACCGTCAACGGCTTACGTGTGACCTTGCCGGAGACAATGGCGATCGTCCGCAAAGTCTTTCATGCCTCCAACCTTGAACTAGTCGAAGCGTTACAGCGCAACGGTGCACGCGCCACCTCGATCATTGGGGGCGTGTTCGAGGCGCACTACCTGGACCTAGAGACCTACGGCCTCGTCGGCGGCATCACAGCCGTCAACCTCGCCCCGATCGAGGCCAGCCTCCGTGCCGCTTCGATTCCGGTGATGACGAGCCTGGGCGAGACACCCAGTGGACAGATTCTCAATGTCAACGCTGATGTGGCTGCCAATGAATTGGTGCAAGTCCTCAAGCCTTACAAAATCATTTTTCTCACCGGCACCGGCGGTTTACTTGATGCTGATGGAAAACTCATTGATTCAATCAACCTGTCTACCGAATACGAACAACTGATCCAGCAGCCCTGGGTCTATGGCGGCATGAAAGTCAAGATTGAGCAGATCAAACACCTCCTCGATCGGCTGCCGTTGGAATCTTCGGTGTCCATCACCCGTCCTGCTGATCTAGCCAAAGAATTGTTTACTCACAAAGGCTCCGGCACGCTGGTGCGGCGTGGCGAGCGGGTACGGCGCGTGACGGCATGGAAGGACTTGGACTTGCTGCGCCTCCAGCACCTCATCGAATCCAGTTTCGGCCGCGCCCTGGTCCCGGATTACTTTGAAAAAACCCCCTTACTGCGCGCATATGTCAGCGAGAACTACCGCGCTGCGGTGATCCTGACCGACGTTGGCGACGTGCCATACCTAGATAAATTTGCCGTGCTGGACGACGCGCAGGGGGAAGGGCTGGGCCGTGCAGTGTGGAGTGTGATGCGCGAAGAAACGCCGCAGCTGTTCTGGCGTTCCCGCCACAACAACCCAGCCAATGTTTTTTACTACGCGGAATCCGATGGCTGCTACAAACAGGAACACTGGAAGGTCTTTTGGAGTGGACTGCACAACTTTGAACAGATCCAGCCATGCGTGGCCCACTGTGCCCTGCACCCCCGGACCCTGGAGGATTGA